The proteins below are encoded in one region of Bacillus vallismortis:
- the infB gene encoding translation initiation factor IF-2: MAKMRVYEYAKALNVSSKEILTALKNMNLEVNNHMAMLEEKAIKQLDAKFKKGGAAATSQKPAQTNKNKQPQGINQQSAGNQPNKIRDGKKNDVQNNQFNKNKKNNNNKKNKRNHNNNKNQYQQKPVKPKKELPEKITFSGTLTVGALAEELGKEPSELIKKLMLLGVMATINQELDKDTIELIASEYGVETEEVIVLEETELEKYEEPDKEEDLEIRPPVVTIMGHVDHGKTTLLDSIRKTKVVEGEAGGITQHIGAYQIEENGKKITFLDTPGHAAFTTMRARGAEVTDITILVVAADDGVMPQTVEAINHAKAAEVPIIVAVNKVDKEAANPDRVMQELTEYGLVPEAWGGETIFVPLSALTGKGIDELVEMILLVSEVEELKANPKRQAKGTVIEAELDKGRGSVATLLVQTGTLHVGDPIVVGNTFGRVRAMVNDIGRRVKTAGPSTPVEITGLNDVPQAGDQFLVFKDEKTARSVGEARASKQLEEQRSDKAKLSLDDLFEQIKQGDVKDINLIVKADVQGSAEALTAALQKIEVEGVKVKIIHTGVGAITESDIILASASNAIVIGFNVRPDGNAKSTAEAENVDIRLHRIIYKVIDEIEAAMKGMLDPEYEEKVIGQVEVRQTFKVSKIGTIAGGYVTEGNITRDSGLRLIRDGVVIFEGEVDVLKRFKDDVKEVSQGYECGITIKKYNDIREGDILEAFVMQEIERK, translated from the coding sequence ATGGCTAAAATGAGAGTATACGAATATGCAAAAGCGTTAAATGTTTCAAGTAAGGAAATTTTGACCGCACTGAAAAACATGAATTTAGAAGTGAATAATCATATGGCCATGCTTGAAGAAAAGGCCATTAAACAGCTTGATGCCAAATTTAAAAAAGGCGGCGCAGCCGCTACATCTCAAAAGCCAGCACAAACGAACAAAAACAAACAGCCGCAAGGGATCAATCAGCAATCAGCTGGAAATCAACCAAACAAAATTCGAGACGGAAAGAAGAATGACGTGCAGAATAATCAATTTAACAAAAACAAGAAAAATAACAACAACAAAAAAAATAAACGCAACCACAATAACAATAAAAACCAATATCAGCAAAAGCCTGTAAAGCCGAAAAAAGAGCTTCCTGAGAAAATTACATTCTCTGGAACATTAACAGTCGGCGCACTGGCTGAAGAGCTTGGCAAAGAGCCATCAGAACTCATTAAAAAGCTGATGCTTCTCGGTGTAATGGCAACCATTAACCAAGAGCTTGATAAAGATACAATTGAACTCATTGCATCGGAATATGGTGTAGAAACAGAAGAAGTCATTGTGCTTGAAGAAACAGAACTTGAAAAATATGAAGAGCCCGATAAAGAAGAGGATCTTGAAATTCGTCCTCCTGTCGTTACAATCATGGGTCACGTTGACCACGGGAAAACGACGCTTCTTGACAGCATCCGTAAAACGAAGGTTGTTGAAGGAGAAGCAGGCGGAATCACCCAGCATATCGGTGCTTACCAAATTGAAGAGAACGGCAAGAAAATTACGTTCTTGGATACTCCGGGCCACGCCGCATTTACGACAATGCGTGCGCGTGGTGCAGAAGTAACTGATATTACGATTCTCGTTGTGGCTGCAGATGACGGTGTAATGCCGCAAACTGTAGAAGCGATTAACCATGCAAAAGCAGCTGAGGTTCCAATTATCGTTGCTGTGAATAAAGTTGATAAAGAAGCCGCAAATCCTGACCGTGTGATGCAAGAACTGACGGAATACGGACTTGTCCCTGAAGCTTGGGGCGGAGAAACCATTTTTGTTCCGCTTTCCGCTTTAACCGGAAAAGGCATTGATGAACTCGTTGAAATGATTTTGCTTGTCAGTGAAGTAGAGGAACTGAAAGCGAATCCGAAACGCCAGGCAAAAGGAACGGTTATTGAAGCGGAACTTGATAAAGGCAGAGGGTCAGTTGCGACATTGCTCGTACAGACTGGAACACTGCATGTCGGTGATCCGATCGTAGTCGGCAACACATTTGGCCGTGTCCGTGCAATGGTAAACGATATTGGACGCCGTGTGAAAACGGCCGGCCCGTCAACTCCGGTTGAAATTACCGGCTTGAATGATGTCCCTCAAGCGGGAGACCAATTCCTTGTCTTTAAGGATGAAAAAACAGCACGTTCTGTCGGGGAAGCCCGTGCTTCGAAACAGCTTGAAGAGCAGCGCAGCGATAAAGCGAAGCTCAGTCTTGATGACTTATTCGAGCAAATTAAACAAGGTGATGTAAAAGACATCAACCTCATCGTAAAAGCTGACGTTCAAGGATCGGCAGAAGCCTTAACCGCTGCACTTCAAAAAATTGAAGTGGAAGGCGTTAAAGTGAAAATCATCCATACAGGCGTTGGTGCGATTACTGAATCTGACATTATCTTGGCATCTGCTTCCAATGCAATTGTTATCGGGTTTAATGTGAGACCGGACGGAAATGCTAAGAGTACGGCTGAAGCTGAAAATGTAGATATTCGACTTCACCGTATCATTTACAAAGTCATCGACGAGATTGAAGCTGCTATGAAAGGTATGCTTGATCCTGAATATGAAGAAAAAGTAATTGGTCAAGTAGAAGTACGCCAAACATTCAAAGTATCTAAGATCGGTACAATTGCCGGCGGATATGTTACTGAAGGAAACATTACGCGTGACAGCGGCCTCCGTTTAATTCGTGATGGTGTTGTCATCTTCGAAGGCGAAGTAGATGTTCTGAAACGCTTTAAAGACGATGTGAAAGAAGTTTCACAAGGCTATGAATGTGGTATTACAATTAAGAAATACAATGACATTCGCGAAGGTGACATCCTTGAAGCGTTTGTCATGCAAGAAATTGAAAGAAAGTGA
- the ribF gene encoding bifunctional riboflavin kinase/FAD synthetase: MKTIHITHPHHLIKEEQAKSVMALGYFDGVHLGHQKVIGTAKQIAEEKGLTLAVMTFHPHPSHVLGRNREPKDLITPLEDKINQIGQLGTDILYIVTFNEAFAALSPKQFADQYIIGLNVQHAVAGFDFTYGKYGKGTMETMPLDLDGKAECTMVEKLTEQDKKISSTYIRNALQNGDVDLAKVLLGQPYYIKGIVIHGDKRGRTIGFPTANVGLNNSYIVPPTGVYAVKAEVNGEVYNGVCNIGYKPTFYEKRPEQPSIEVNLFDFDQEVYGAAIKIEWYKRIRSERKFNGIKELTEQIEKDKQEAIRYFSNLRK; the protein is encoded by the coding sequence GTGAAGACGATACATATTACACATCCTCATCATTTAATCAAAGAGGAGCAGGCAAAGTCTGTGATGGCGTTAGGGTATTTTGACGGCGTTCATCTGGGACATCAAAAGGTAATCGGCACAGCGAAGCAGATAGCTGAAGAAAAGGGCCTGACATTAGCTGTAATGACCTTTCATCCTCATCCTTCTCATGTATTGGGCAGGAATCGGGAGCCAAAGGATCTGATTACGCCTCTTGAAGATAAAATTAATCAAATTGGACAATTAGGCACAGATATTCTGTATATTGTTACATTTAATGAAGCATTTGCTGCCCTTTCTCCTAAGCAGTTTGCAGACCAGTATATTATCGGCCTTAATGTGCAGCACGCAGTGGCGGGCTTTGACTTTACGTACGGCAAATACGGCAAGGGAACGATGGAGACCATGCCGCTTGATTTAGACGGAAAAGCTGAGTGCACAATGGTTGAAAAATTAACGGAACAGGATAAAAAAATCAGTTCTACGTATATCCGCAACGCGCTTCAAAACGGAGATGTTGACTTGGCAAAAGTCTTGCTTGGACAGCCTTATTATATCAAAGGAATTGTCATTCACGGTGATAAGAGAGGGCGGACCATCGGGTTTCCGACAGCAAATGTCGGTTTAAATAATAGCTATATCGTACCGCCGACAGGTGTATATGCCGTAAAAGCGGAAGTGAACGGCGAAGTCTACAATGGCGTTTGCAATATCGGTTATAAGCCGACGTTTTATGAAAAACGTCCGGAGCAGCCTTCAATCGAGGTCAATTTGTTTGATTTCGATCAGGAGGTATACGGAGCCGCTATAAAAATCGAATGGTATAAACGGATTCGGAGCGAGCGGAAATTCAATGGCATCAAAGAATTAACAGAGCAAATTGAGAAGGATAAGCAGGAAGCCATCCGTTATTTCAGCAATCTGCGGAAATAA
- the nusA gene encoding transcription termination factor NusA, translating into MSSELLDALTILEKEKGISKEIIIEAIEAALISAYKRNFNQAQNVRVDLNRETGSIRVFARKDVVDEVYDQRLEISIEEAQGIHPEYMVGDVVEIEVTPKDFGRIAAQTAKQVVTQRVREAERGVIYSEFIDREEDIMTGIVQRLDNKFIYVSLGKIEALLPVNEQMPNESYKPHDRIKVFITKVEKTTKGPQIYVSRTHPGLLKRLFEIEVPEIYDGTVELKSVAREAGDRSKISVRTDDPDVDPVGSCVGPKGQRVQAIVNELKGEKIDIVNWSSDPVEFVANALSPSKVLDVIVNEEEKATTVVVPDYQLSLAIGKRGQNARLAAKLTGWKIDIKSETDARELEIYPRELEDEDDEPLFTEPETVESDE; encoded by the coding sequence ATGAGCAGTGAATTATTAGATGCTCTCACGATTCTTGAAAAAGAAAAAGGCATCAGTAAAGAAATTATCATTGAAGCAATCGAAGCTGCGTTAATTTCTGCTTATAAGCGGAATTTTAATCAAGCGCAAAATGTACGGGTGGATTTAAACCGTGAAACAGGCTCCATCCGTGTTTTTGCTAGAAAAGATGTCGTTGACGAAGTATACGACCAAAGACTGGAGATCTCTATTGAAGAGGCGCAGGGCATCCATCCGGAATATATGGTCGGCGATGTCGTTGAAATCGAAGTAACACCTAAAGATTTCGGGCGCATAGCTGCTCAAACAGCGAAGCAGGTCGTCACACAGCGTGTGCGGGAAGCTGAGCGCGGCGTGATTTATTCTGAATTTATCGACCGTGAAGAAGATATTATGACAGGTATCGTCCAGCGGCTGGACAATAAGTTTATCTACGTGTCCTTGGGCAAAATAGAAGCTTTGCTGCCGGTTAATGAGCAAATGCCAAATGAAAGCTATAAGCCTCATGACCGCATTAAAGTATTTATCACAAAAGTGGAAAAAACGACGAAGGGCCCGCAGATTTACGTATCTAGAACACATCCAGGCCTGTTAAAGCGTTTGTTTGAAATCGAAGTGCCTGAAATTTATGATGGAACTGTGGAGCTGAAATCTGTTGCCAGAGAAGCCGGCGACCGTTCAAAAATTTCGGTTCGCACAGACGACCCTGACGTGGATCCTGTCGGCTCATGCGTAGGCCCTAAAGGTCAGCGTGTTCAGGCGATCGTCAATGAATTAAAAGGTGAAAAAATTGACATTGTCAACTGGTCTAGTGATCCTGTAGAATTTGTCGCGAATGCACTCAGTCCTTCGAAAGTGCTGGATGTCATCGTTAATGAGGAAGAAAAAGCGACAACTGTTGTTGTTCCTGATTACCAGCTGTCTCTAGCGATTGGCAAAAGAGGACAAAACGCACGCTTAGCTGCTAAACTGACAGGCTGGAAGATTGATATTAAGAGCGAAACGGACGCAAGAGAACTTGAAATCTATCCGAGAGAACTTGAAGATGAAGACGATGAGCCGCTCTTTACGGAGCCTGAAACTGTTGAATCGGATGAATAA
- the rbfA gene encoding 30S ribosome-binding factor RbfA has protein sequence MSMRANRVGEQMKKELGDIISRKLKDPRIGFLTVTDVRVSGDLQIAKVYISVLGDEKKREEALKGLAKAKGFIRSEIGSRIRLRKTPEIEFEFDESIDYGNRIETLIHELHSEKPSE, from the coding sequence TTGAGTATGAGAGCAAACCGTGTCGGCGAGCAAATGAAAAAAGAACTCGGTGACATTATCAGCCGCAAGCTGAAAGATCCGAGAATTGGTTTTCTGACAGTAACCGATGTACGTGTATCAGGTGATTTGCAAATTGCAAAGGTGTATATCTCGGTTCTCGGTGACGAGAAAAAACGGGAGGAAGCGCTGAAAGGGCTGGCAAAGGCGAAAGGGTTTATCCGATCAGAAATCGGCAGCCGCATCAGACTTCGAAAAACGCCTGAAATTGAATTTGAGTTCGATGAATCAATCGATTACGGAAATCGAATCGAAACGCTGATTCACGAATTGCATTCAGAGAAACCATCTGAATAA
- a CDS encoding DUF503 domain-containing protein: MIGFAECECIIYDAGSLKEKRAVLKRVLTRVQNKFNVSISEIDYQDTWQRTSFGIAAVSSSRVQTEKELQRVLAFIDSFPEIERTITRTEWF, encoded by the coding sequence GTGATCGGATTTGCGGAATGTGAATGCATCATTTATGATGCAGGATCGTTAAAAGAAAAGCGTGCCGTTCTGAAGCGTGTTTTAACCAGGGTTCAAAACAAGTTCAATGTCTCGATTTCGGAGATTGACTATCAGGACACATGGCAAAGGACCAGCTTCGGAATCGCCGCTGTTTCTTCCTCTCGCGTTCAAACAGAAAAAGAGCTGCAGCGCGTCCTAGCGTTTATCGATTCTTTTCCTGAAATTGAACGGACGATCACTAGGACAGAGTGGTTTTAA
- a CDS encoding YlxQ family RNA-binding protein — MSGMEWFPLLGLANRARKVVSGEDLVIKEIRNARAKLVLLTEDASSNTAKKVTDKCNYYKVPYKKVESRAVLGRSIGKEARVVVAVTDQGFANKLISLLD; from the coding sequence ATGTCTGGAATGGAATGGTTTCCCTTGCTGGGTCTGGCCAATCGAGCTCGTAAGGTCGTGTCAGGCGAGGACTTGGTAATCAAAGAAATCAGGAATGCGCGTGCAAAGCTTGTCCTGCTTACAGAGGATGCATCTTCTAACACAGCGAAAAAAGTAACCGACAAGTGCAATTATTATAAAGTCCCTTATAAAAAAGTCGAGAGTCGCGCGGTTCTTGGACGCTCTATCGGTAAAGAAGCCCGTGTCGTTGTCGCCGTCACTGACCAAGGTTTTGCGAATAAGCTGATCAGCTTGCTCGATTAA
- the rulR gene encoding glucose-induced regulator RulR: MNKHKKIPLRKCVVTGEMKPKKELIRVVRSKEGEISVDPTGKKNGRGAYVTLDKESILAAKKRNTLQNQFQSQIDDQIFEELLELAEKVKK, from the coding sequence GTGAATAAACACAAGAAGATCCCGTTACGCAAATGTGTAGTGACTGGTGAAATGAAGCCTAAAAAGGAACTGATCCGAGTTGTACGTTCGAAAGAAGGCGAAATCTCCGTAGACCCGACCGGAAAGAAGAACGGGCGGGGTGCGTATGTAACGCTGGATAAAGAGTCTATCTTAGCAGCAAAAAAGAGAAACACTTTGCAAAATCAATTTCAATCACAAATCGATGACCAGATTTTCGAAGAATTGCTGGAGCTGGCGGAAAAGGTGAAAAAATAA
- the rpsO gene encoding 30S ribosomal protein S15 encodes MAITQERKNQLISEFKTHESDTGSPEVQIAILTDSINNLNEHLRTHKKDHHSRRGLLKMVGKRRNLLTYLRNKDVTRYRELINKLGLRR; translated from the coding sequence ATGGCAATTACTCAAGAGCGTAAAAACCAACTCATCAGTGAGTTCAAAACACACGAATCTGATACTGGATCTCCAGAAGTTCAGATCGCTATCCTAACTGACTCAATTAACAACTTGAACGAGCATTTACGTACTCACAAGAAAGACCACCATTCACGTCGCGGTCTTCTTAAAATGGTAGGTAAGCGTCGTAATCTTCTTACGTATCTGCGTAATAAAGACGTAACTCGTTACCGTGAGTTAATTAACAAACTAGGCTTACGTCGATAA
- the truB gene encoding tRNA pseudouridine(55) synthase TruB, which translates to MVNGVLLLHKPVGMTSHDCVMKIRKLLKTKKVGHTGTLDPEVSGVLPICVGRATKIVEYLTEKSKTYDAEITLGFSTTTEDQTGETVETKPVNQDIDKADVEKVLNSLKGKQEQIPPMYSAVKVNGKKLYEYARAGIEVERPKRMITIEDIALTTEIKHNGETASFRFTVTCSKGTYVRTLAVMIGEKLGYPAHMSHLIRTASGDFSLDECFTFDELEAQAQSGNVEEHAVPIERALNHLPKWIISDTLAKKVENGALLETPEQFSEMTSEDRIAVFTESGSCLAIYFPHPAKIGLLKPAKVLMQKSEQ; encoded by the coding sequence ATGGTTAATGGAGTTCTCCTTTTACATAAACCGGTTGGCATGACATCGCACGACTGTGTCATGAAAATCCGAAAACTGTTAAAAACAAAAAAAGTAGGTCATACGGGAACGCTCGATCCAGAAGTCTCAGGCGTACTTCCGATTTGTGTGGGAAGGGCGACTAAAATCGTCGAATACTTAACTGAAAAATCTAAAACATATGACGCGGAAATCACACTTGGCTTTTCTACGACAACAGAGGACCAAACAGGAGAAACGGTTGAAACAAAGCCTGTGAATCAAGACATTGATAAAGCAGATGTTGAAAAAGTTCTAAACAGCTTAAAGGGTAAACAAGAACAAATTCCTCCCATGTATTCGGCTGTCAAAGTAAACGGCAAAAAGCTATACGAATATGCTAGGGCAGGAATTGAAGTAGAACGTCCGAAACGTATGATTACCATTGAAGACATTGCTTTGACGACAGAGATTAAACATAATGGAGAAACCGCAAGCTTCCGTTTTACAGTGACATGCTCCAAAGGAACCTATGTAAGAACGCTGGCGGTCATGATTGGGGAAAAGCTCGGATATCCGGCTCACATGTCTCATTTAATCCGTACAGCATCCGGAGATTTTTCTCTCGACGAATGCTTTACCTTTGATGAACTGGAAGCACAGGCTCAGTCCGGAAACGTGGAAGAGCATGCAGTTCCTATTGAACGCGCGCTCAATCATTTGCCGAAATGGATCATAAGTGATACATTAGCTAAGAAAGTAGAAAATGGGGCTTTGCTTGAGACGCCCGAGCAGTTTTCTGAAATGACCAGTGAAGACCGCATTGCCGTCTTTACTGAATCCGGAAGCTGTTTGGCGATCTATTTCCCCCATCCTGCTAAAATAGGGCTGTTAAAGCCGGCAAAAGTATTGATGCAAAAAAGCGAACAATAG
- the rimP gene encoding ribosome maturation factor RimP has product MSKKVTDTVQEMAQPIVDSLQLELVDIEFVKEGQSWFLRVFIDSDDGVDIEECAKVSEALSEKLDEADPISQNYFLEVSSPGAERPLKKKADFEKSLGKNVYIKTYEPIEGAKVFEGELAEFDGQTVTVEITIKTRKKRINIPYDKIANARLAVTF; this is encoded by the coding sequence TTGAGCAAAAAAGTGACTGACACCGTTCAAGAGATGGCTCAGCCAATCGTAGACAGCCTTCAGCTGGAACTCGTCGACATTGAATTTGTCAAAGAGGGTCAAAGCTGGTTCCTTCGCGTGTTTATTGATTCCGATGACGGTGTGGATATTGAGGAATGTGCCAAAGTAAGCGAAGCTTTAAGCGAAAAGCTTGATGAGGCAGACCCAATCAGCCAAAATTACTTTCTTGAAGTCTCATCTCCAGGAGCTGAGCGTCCGCTAAAGAAAAAAGCCGATTTTGAAAAATCACTTGGAAAAAATGTGTACATTAAGACGTATGAGCCTATTGAGGGCGCAAAAGTGTTTGAAGGTGAACTGGCTGAATTTGATGGACAAACAGTGACAGTTGAGATCACGATCAAAACAAGAAAGAAACGGATCAATATTCCGTATGACAAAATAGCTAATGCAAGACTAGCTGTTACATTCTAA